The uncultured Trichococcus sp. DNA window AGTTCATTGTCATCACCCTGCAGTTGCCTGTTTTCCAAGGGCTGTTGTTGGGACACTTTCTGGTCAGCCTACCCTACATCATCCGCGTCGTAGGAGGCAGTCTGGAACAGTTGGATTTCTCCATCGAAGAAGCAGCTTGGACATTAGGCAGCACGAAAGCGGGCGCCTTTTTCAAAGTAATTTTGCCGAACATCACATCAGGCATATTCGCTTCATTCATGTTGGCATTCATCAATTCCTTCAACAATATTCCTGTTTCTCAGTTTTTGTCAGGTCCTGGGATTTCGACATTACCGACTACTTTGATGAGTTACGTTGAATACAACTATGATCCCACCGTCTCGGCGCTCTCCGTACTTCTGATGCTGGCAACTATCTTGTTGATGTATCTGATCGAAAAGACGCTCGGACTGTCCTCGATTACCTGATTTTTCAAACTATAAAGGAGGAACATGCATAAATGGCTTTTGTTGATTTAAATGATATCCGCGTCAGTTATGACGGGAAAAACGATATTCTGAAAGATTTGAACCTCGCGATGGAGAAAGGTGAACTGGTTTCCTTATTGGGGCCATCCGGTTGCGGAAAAACGACTACCCTACGCGTCATTGCAGGGCTGATTGAACCTAATGACGGCAATTTTACAGTCGATGGTACCAACTTGACGAAAGTCCCGGTGCACAAACGGAATTTCGGGATGGTATTCCAGTCCTATGCGCTTTTTCCGCATTTGACCATCCGTGAAAATGTCGGCTTCGGCTTGAAGCTGCGGAAAGAAAAAAAAGAACAGATCGATCAAAAAGTTGCAGCAATGCTGGAAGTCACCGGCTTGGCCGAGTTTGCCGAACGCTATCCGAAGCAATTATCCGGAGGACAACGCC harbors:
- a CDS encoding ABC transporter permease; this encodes MRKEKGLTFFVSLVYAFLFIPLFIIVVTSFGENPTIQFPIEGFSFKWYANVFENAAFADSFLLSLQISFSATILALLVGVPASYALSRNNFMGREWLKSFFLSPTIIPGVVVGYSLFQFIVITLQLPVFQGLLLGHFLVSLPYIIRVVGGSLEQLDFSIEEAAWTLGSTKAGAFFKVILPNITSGIFASFMLAFINSFNNIPVSQFLSGPGISTLPTTLMSYVEYNYDPTVSALSVLLMLATILLMYLIEKTLGLSSIT